The bacterium genome contains the following window.
TCTGGTGTTAGTCAGCCCGGTTGCGGTATTATTAGCCTGCCTGTTTTCCCTGGGGAGTCTTGCCCATCATAACGAAATTATGGCAATGAAATCATCTGGCGTCCATTCATACCGTATTATTTTACCTATTTTGTTATCTGCATTGTTCATTAGTTTCTTAATTACAGGTTTTAATAATTCTATTGTTCTAAAGGCGAACCAGAGGGTAAGTAAAATAAAATCACAAAAAATATATCGTGAAAATATCTCTTTCATCGTTGAAAATCTTTCTTTTAGAAATGATAAAGGCTGGTTTCTGATGATTAAATCGTTTGATAAAGAAAAAGGCAAAATGGAGGGGATAGAAATTAAAGCCCTGAATGATGAAGGGCACCTTTCTTTACGAATAGATGCTAAAGAGGCAAAGTGGGTAAATGGTATCTGGTGGCTTAAAAAAGGAATTTTGCGAGGGTTTAATCAACAGGGATTGGTTATCAAGGAAGAAAAGTTTGAAGAGCAAATGCTACAGATGTGGTCTCCAAAAGAAATCTGGTTAATTAGTCAGGCAGAAAGGAAACAGACTAATGATATGAGTATCAAAGAATTAGTCGCATATATCGAACTACTCAAGGAAAGTGGTTGTAAATTTAATGATAAGTTAGTTGACCTGCACCTGAAGATTTCTTTCCCTTTTGCTAACCTGATTATGGCATTAATTGGGACAAGTTTATCTTTACAAAAACCCAAAGGCAAAATAGTGGCAAGTTTTGGCTTGAGTATTCTTATCAGTTTCCTTTACTGGGAGGCAATAGGTATTGGTCGGGCTTTAGGGATGGCTGAAAATTTACCACCAGTCTTTTCTGCCTGGATTGCCAATATCATTTTTGGGATAGTCGGGATTTATTTAGCATTTAAGATTAAGAATTAGAAAAGAAGTTGCCATTATTCCGCCAGCCAGCTAAATACTCGATTAACGAAATCGTGGCTAAATACCAGAAGAGAATTAACAAAAGAGGATGTATCACCAAAAACCAGAACTTTGCCCTGACCATAATTTTGACAGGCTACAAGGATAATGTCTCCTAATTGTTCATTCGGGTCATAATCTAAATTCCCTAAATATGCCTGTTCGGGATTATCTTCTTTGCCCGGGTCAGAGTAACCATATTTACCCATAATGATAGGGTAGGCGGGGTGAGTAATTTTTAATGAGGCGCCAACGACAATTCCTGGTTCATCCTCAATATCCTCTAAACCAATGGTAATCGGATGATTAAGATACTGATATGAATGAAGCCAACCACCAATGAAATAATCCGCTGAATCAAAATTATATTTAATATTTACTGGTTCTAAAATGTCATTTAACTGGTTACTTGCACCTTTTTTATAAAATGTATGGTCTCCTAAAAGAAGTAATGAACCACCCTTTTCAACAAACTCCCAGATAGCCTTGTTTTCGTCATCCGCAATAGCCTCCTCAATATTTATCATAACTAATATCTTTGCCTCGTTTAATATCTTTTGAGTAATTGTTTTAGTCCAGATGGGTTCAAATCCAATCCTGGCAACAAACAACGGTAAATTTCCAAACATACCTCCA
Protein-coding sequences here:
- a CDS encoding LptF/LptG family permease, which encodes MWILEFYILRTFWKPFVTSLFFFSGLIIITRFFTQSALLIETQLPPLIFTEYFLCQIPFALVLVSPVAVLLACLFSLGSLAHHNEIMAMKSSGVHSYRIILPILLSALFISFLITGFNNSIVLKANQRVSKIKSQKIYRENISFIVENLSFRNDKGWFLMIKSFDKEKGKMEGIEIKALNDEGHLSLRIDAKEAKWVNGIWWLKKGILRGFNQQGLVIKEEKFEEQMLQMWSPKEIWLISQAERKQTNDMSIKELVAYIELLKESGCKFNDKLVDLHLKISFPFANLIMALIGTSLSLQKPKGKIVASFGLSILISFLYWEAIGIGRALGMAENLPPVFSAWIANIIFGIVGIYLAFKIKN